Proteins encoded in a region of the Populus alba chromosome 13, ASM523922v2, whole genome shotgun sequence genome:
- the LOC118028212 gene encoding uncharacterized protein: protein MATLAAAAAARQAATLSRISSPKSPAQVAALIHRRGLAGAADHHGPSRINCWQDPMSPSKWKEEHFVIVSLSGWGLAIYGGYKFFTGGKGKEEEKVVEAAH, encoded by the exons atGGCTACATTAGCGGCGGCTGCAGCAGCTCGACAAGCCGCTACTCTCTCTCGAATCTCCTCTCCCAAGTCACCAGCTCAAGTCGCCGCTCTCATCCACCGCCGCGGCCTTGCCGGTGCTGCAG ACCACCATGGGCCATCGAGGATTAACTGCTGGCAGGATCCAATGAGCCCATCTAAATGGAAGGAAGAGCAT TTTGTTATTGTCTCTTTAAGTGGTTGGGGTTTAGCCATCTATGGGGGATACAAGTTCTTCACAGGAGGCAAGGGGAAGGAGGAAGAG
- the LOC118028201 gene encoding QWRF motif-containing protein 3 yields MKNAENEPFLLSSDQSLKPRRPKSREVSSRFLSPTSPSHNNGTPSSNQGSSSSPLRPKPSSDDRKHRSLDDPGFIRGLWPSSSPSQSSNNHNNQGTPADYLGNARLKDLLDHKKDEKPTKRSSVFSLGRQRSTGTLFGRVENDKEKESTKENHRPILGGSARYTGRFHFPGKSSASSSSSSSNSSSNNNHVYVPGRLSVDENALYKNSKEVGASRRNSDIFEDNLESEISECSDKRSGNDLFSPTLGRSSRKSGVEVASKYMNDIPTRPRRWTTDANAQTAVSLESSPKITMKNVIKRANSLTGYGSATSQWALSPGRSGSPPMSVESKEKLMSFSNLKPPSSPSRTKGVEKLLNMGLYLFKGKKSLSSSSLLSGSGNVENIHQLRMLHNQLMQWRYANVRAATVNLNINKQVENNLLWVLDSLSKLRHSVAQRRLKLQKEKLKMKLDFVLHSQIKLLEAWGDMERQHLSSVSKTKECLHSVVCRVPLIEGAEVDPQSASIALRHASDLSASIKSSLSSFSPSAEQTVALLSELAEVVAQEKLLVEECLELLQTVSALQIQEKSLKCYIIQFSSEQQQLWQQQQQSQLQETPS; encoded by the exons ATGAAGAACGCCGAAAATGAACCGTTTCTGCTCTCATCAGATCAATCTCTCAAGCCAAGAAGACCCAAGTCTCGGGAAGTAAGCTCCAGGTTTCTCTCGCCAACCTCACCTTCACATAACAATGGAACCCCATCTTCAAACCAAGGTTCCTCCTCATCACCACTTCGCCCTAAACCCTCCTCTGATGATCGAAAGCACCGGAGCCTTGATGATCCTGGATTCATTCGAGGCCTTTGGCCTTCTTCGTCGCCTTCACAatcatcaaacaaccacaacaaTCAAGGCACTCCAGCAGATTATCTTGGAAATGCAAGATTGAAAGATTTGTTAGACCACAAGAAAGATGAAAAACCCACGAAGAGGAGCAGTGTGTTTTCACTTGGTAGGCAAAGGAGTACTGGTACTCTGTTTGGTAGGGTTGAAAAtgataaagagaaagagagcacaaaagaaaatcatagaCCAATTCTTGGAGGATCTGCGAGATACACAGGGAGATTTCACTTTCCGGGAAAATCTTCTGCTTCATCGTCATCCTCCTCCTCGAATTCATCGTCTAATAACAATCATGTTTATGTTCCTGGAAGATTATCTGTTGATGAAAATGCCCTTTACAAAAATTCGAAAGAAGTTGGTGCCTCTCGGAGAAATTCGGATATATTTGAGGATAATCTCGAGTCAGAAATATCCGAGTGCAGTGATAAACGTTCAGGAAATGATCTTTTTTCTCCAACTTTAGGAAGAAGTTCTAGGAAATCTGGTGTAGAGGTCGCTTCTAAATATATGAATGATATACCAACAAGGCCACGGAGATGGACAACGGATGCCAATGCTCAAACTGCAGTATCATTAGAGTCTTCTCCAAAAATTACAATGAAGAATGTGATTAAGAGAGCTAATTCACTTACGGGATATGGGAGTGCCACATCCCAGTGGGCCTTGTCACCAGGGCGATCAGGGTCACCGCCGATGTCAGTGGAAAGCAAGGAAAAGCTGATGTCCTTTTCAAATTTGAAACCGCCATCAAGTCCGTCGAGGACTAAAGGTGTTGAGAAATTGCTGAATATGGGTCTGTACTTGTTTAAGGGTAAGAAATCTCTGTCATCTAGTTCATTGCTCTCAGGGTCTGGGAATGTTGAGAACATTCATCAGCTAAGAATGCTTCATAATCAGCTGATGCAATGGCGGTATGCAAATGTTAGAGCTGCTACTGTGAACTTGAACATAAATAAGCAAGTGGAG AACAATCTGTTATGGGTGTTGGATAGTCTTTCAAAGCTTCGACATTCTGTCGCACAAAGGAGACTAAAGCTTCAGAAGGAAAAGCTCAAGATGAAGCTAGACTTTGTTCTTCACTCTCAA ATCAAATTGTTGGAAGCTTGGGGAGACATGGAAAGGCAGCACCTTTCTTCAGTTTCAAAGACTAAAGAGTGTTTACATTCTGTTGTTTGCAGAGTTCCCCTCATTGAAGGTGCAGAG GTTGATCCACAATCAGCTTCCATCGCGCTACGACATGCATCAGATCTCTCAGCGTCCATCAAGTCATCATTGTCTTCGTTTTCACCATCA GCTGAGCAGACTGTTGCACTTCTCTCAGAATTAGCAGAGGTGGTTGCACAAGAGAAACTACTCGTGGAAGAATGCCTAGAACTTCTCCAGACAGTATCTGCACTCCAG ATTCAAGAGAAAAGTTTGAAGTGCTATATAATCCAGTTCAGTTCGGAGCAACAACAACTGtggcagcaacaacaacaatcacaGCTACAAGAAACCCCTTCTTAG